The nucleotide window TTCAATTACGATTGGCGTTCAAAAACTTTGCAACCGATTGTTGAACCGAATCAAAGTGGCGCTAGCGTGAAATCTACTACTTTGCGGTGTATAAGTGAAGCGCGTGATTCAACAGTTACATCAGCACGACGCAAGTTGCATTTGCCAAGTCGGCTTAAAGCTGCGCACTTGAAAAATACGCGCTTCAGGACATTCCGCCGTGCGAGTCACACATTTGAACGTCATAAGAAAAATAAACGCCAACGGCAGCATAAATTAGGCTTTTTATTGAATAGCTACCGCAATAATTTAAAGCTCAAAGAAGTGTTCTACAAACGTGTGCCAGTTGTGCGCACAgtttacagatatttcaaagctTTAGAGTTGTACACAAATTTGTTAAGAGATCTCAAAATGGCTTGCCGTAATGCTATCGCTGCCACAACTGCTGGTGGTGTCACAACCAGCAATACGCAACCGTTAACTACTAGTACGCCTACTGCAATGCAGCAAATACCGACAGCAAAATTTTTTGTGCATAGTGCACAACAATATTTCGGTAAACGTGCGCGCGTTGAAGAGGACGCCAATGTCTCGCGCAGCAAAAAGGCAAGCCGACAGGAGGAAAACTTCAAACATATGCTGCTGCCTGATACGGCTGAGGATGCAAATCGCAAAGATGCAAGTATGTATTGATAatgtatatagtaaataattaaaatatatttgcttaccaatatgtttatttttgtatacacaGTTTACGCGCTTAACTTTTATGAGAAGGTGGAGGAAGCTTTCAAAGCTTCTAATCGTTCTGAAGACTGCAAAAAATTCAATCATATACTCAAAACATTCGACCCGCGTCGTGATAAGGTTTCGGATTTATATTATGTGAGTGTAAAACgggtttattaataaatttttttttttatttgctaatcatttttttatattttttttattatatatatttattttttttttaatagaaattagaACAACTTTTTCTGCCCGAGCATCCTGAGCTGGCTCAGGTGTTTCTCACATTTCTGTTACCATCTGAAGCCGCAGAAATAGGCAAATTCTTCGAGCATTTCATGATTAACAATATGACTACGTTTATCaacaaattgaatatttattttaataaacaaccCGCGCAAATACGTAAAATCTACAATTGCTTAGCTGAGTTGGCTGAGGATCCGGAGGTTACTATGAAGAAGGttgaatcaaaaattttaccGCTGCTCAAGGGCAATCAATTCCTCATTGACTggtttttgcaacaatttacCGAGGCTAAACCACCAGAGaggtatacaaatatttttaataatttcatgaatttataaaaaacatttttttttgctttctacaGAATATTTTCAACGCCAGAACAAGTAAACTTGAAGGAAGTCGAAATCAGACCTAATCTCTATGAAACGCTCAATGATTCCACCGAAGTGGCAGCGCCTTGCTGTgaactgcagcagcagcaacagcaacaaaaccaaATACACAGCTGTCAGTTAAGGGTGAGCAGTCATTTTGATTGTggtgaataaaacaaaaatatatttattatatattctacCTTTGTTCTATAGTATATAAATGGCCGCATCTTCTATGGCAATAAAATGACGCTGCCCGCTAAACTCTCCTTCATGGCGAGTAATTGTCAGCCTGAAACGGCTGAAGAATGTGATAACGAAGAGCTGTCGGAACAACAAATGCCCGAATGTGTGCATGGTATACGAGAGCATGGGGAGAAACAGTTGGCGGTTGCTGCGGACAAAGCGGCAGCAAATGCGGCGGCTGATTGTAATAGTGATGACAATGAGGAGGAAGATGTGTCTAAAGGTATGAGGTtataataaacattatttatatatatttatcatatgTCATTCCCTGCAGTGCTTATAGTCGATACACCGAATGACGAGGACACCACCTCTTCACTGGAAGTATGTGACGATACTGCTCTTCGTGCACATGCCATGCGTCTTAATCCCGCCTATTATGGTAACACCTGCTTTGCGCCTGTTACAAGCACACCAAATACGGGCACTAACTATGCGCCACATCATCCGAATGCTAAGAAGTCAGCGTTGAATTTCAACGAGGAGGGGAAAATAATATCACCACGCAAACATCCAACACCAGGTGCACCTACATGCGCCAACACAAGCTTAACTCCGCTGCAATGTCTTTCGCCAAATGACGCGTGTGCTGCAACAACAGTTAACACACCGACTGCTAATGCGGTCAGTAGTGTTGAAAGCAACGCGGACGCACAGCAGCTACGCGATAAACGCAAATCACCCACAAAGAAAATTCGTTCACCTTTATCAGCGTCACGCTTACGTCCAAGCTGCAGCACACAACCAATGGTTGTGGTGTACGAACACAGTTCGGCCATTGCTTGCGCGAAGAAACTACAATCATTAATTGCCGAAGAAGACTGTGAAGGTGAAATCGATAATAAAGATCGCCTGGCTATTGTAGCTTGTGTCAAAAACGTCAGCGACACGAGTGTAGGGTCGCCTGATGCAGATGACAGCGTTATACTGCAATCGCATGAGCGTCGAGCAGGTTCACCGCACACGCCGCCACTGCTGTCAGTCACCAAAATGGAGCACAGTGATAATTCCGATGATTTGGAATTCATACCAGAAAATACTGAGGTGACAAATTCATTTGCGCACGCCTGCTACGACacattacaacaaacaaaacgtGCTGATAGCAGCATGCAGGAGTTGTCAAATGCGTCCAATCCTACGGCCACAACTGAAAGTTACACTGAAGATTGTAAATTGGAGGTGGTTGCCACATTGAGCGCTTCAACGCCAGCTGACGTTGCAGCGACATGTAAATCCACTCGGGCCGCAGTTAAAGCATCCACAGCTTGGACACGCGAGGAGGACAAGCTCATATTGATCGAGATGAAGTTGAGCGCGGGCATAGAGAAGGAGCAACTCTTCCAGCGCATGCATGACAAGCTGCCAGCGCGTACTTTGGCGGAAGTTAAAGAGCGTTATAATTTCCTAATGGACTTTCTGTCAAAACTGCAGGGCAAATAAGTAGttacttttgtttatttattgtctaAGATTAAGTTTGTATTATTaccgtaaattttttttctaataaaaattcgGCAAATCGAATTTCGCGTTAAGAATTCCAAAATTTGggtgttttatatataataattttgaaaaaaaggaatttactaaaaaaacgaattttcaataaaagctcGTTCTTTGGTTTGAACTGTTATGTAACGGTAAATGGTGGGTATGACAACACAGTTAAACTGGAAATACAAAAAAGCTCGTAAGCTTATCAGTTTACTAgcaattaatttcaaacatGTAcacgttgaaatatttttcaaaataaactcaaaaatattttatttgattataaaacgttttcaaaatttgcaatatcgaatacttttatttttttcaaaatttgttgtacTCATCTAAACTTGAAATATGTCCAACATTGGCATTAATGGCTTCGGTCGCATTGGACGTTTAGTGCTGCGCGAAGCAATACGTCGTAAGGCACAAATTGTTGCAATCAACGAACCATTCATCGATGTCAAGTACATGGCCTATATGCTGAAGTATGACTCCACACATGGACGCTTCAAAGGTAAAATCGCGATGGAaggtcaaaatttaaaaatcaacgATTTAAGCATCAAGATTTTGGCTGAGAAGGATCCAACCAAAATCAAATGGAGCGAAGTGGGCGCCAAATATGTGCTCGAATGCACTGGCAAATTCACATCCACCGAGAAGGCGAGTGCACATCTGAAAGGTGGCGCACAAAAGGTGATTGTCTCTGCGCCCGTTGCTGATGCGCCCATGTTTGTTTGCGGTGTCAATTTGGATGCTTACAAACCGGATATGAAAGTCATCTCGAATGCATCGTGCACCACTAACTGCCTGGCGCCGTTAGCGAAAGTTATAAATGACAATTTCGAAATATGTCAAGGTCTAATGACTACGGTGCATGCGGTCACTTCCTCGCAGAAATGTGTTGATGCGCCGTCGCCGAAGAAGTGGCGCAGTGGTCGCGGTGCGTTACAAAGCATTATACCCGCATCGACGGGTGCCGCCAAGGCTGTGGGTAAAGTTATACCAGCTTTGAATGGCAAACTCACTGGTATGGCTTTTCGTGTGCCAACGCCGGATGTCTCTGTGGTCGATCTGACGGTTAGTCTTGGCAAGCCAACTTCACTCGATTGcattaaagagaaaataaaagaagcTTCAAAAGGTAAAATGAAAGGCATTCTTGGTTATACAGAAGATGAGATTGTATCGGCTGATATTACAACTGATGCGCGCTCCTCGATTTTTGACGCTAAAGCGAGCATAGGATTAAcggatacattttttaaattaatctcTTGGTATGACAATGAATATGGTTATTCCTCGCGTATGATAGATCTGGTAAAATATGTGCAAGAGGCGGATAAAAAAGCAGGCGGAGATggtaaaaaagataaaaagggAGGTGACAAGTGTGAtagtaagaaaaaataagatgttttttgattaaataattttttagtatacaatttttaaataatgcttgttgttgttttaatgccATAAAACTCTCCCGAAATAATTTTTAGGAATGCTGCCTATTCGACAGTTCTTGGCCGGATAAAGAGGGTTCGTTCTAGTTACATTgtaccgactgtcgtgggaatgGCTTATGTTTTGCTGATGTAACTGACACACAACAATTTCTATTTGTTTACGTAGATAAACCACGCATGTAGGAAAAGTTTCTTACATCACTtccaaaacttttataaaaaaaatatacttttgaaCTTCTTCACTTTATTTTCTAATGCGCTGCTTAAATAACACATAATAATGCACTTTTTTAGCACTTTCTTGGCGACTAAACAAACTTAGTAAGGTCTCACTTTCGATTGTGTGGCATGCGTTAGCAACCATGTATTCTTCTCACGTTTCTTCATAGCCATTTGCTTGTGACGCGGGTGTGTCGGACAAATCACAAAAAGCCGCTCTTGTCGCACCACAAAATAGCAATCTTTGCAGCGACGACGCAAACGTCCCTTAACCTTAAAACCGGCCACTTGTGTTAGCAGTGAATTGAATGGTGTGAGCAGACGCTGGAGTCCACATTCAATGGCTGTAGGTGTTGCAGTGATATTACAGTTGCTGGCAATTGGGCCACTTGGTGCCAGTGTGCGACAATTGGCCATTATGTGATATGTGCGGCTGCTCGAGTTGACggcgtttgtttgcatattggTGGCGGCAGTCAACAGACGTACACCGCTTTTGTACACTTGTGCACCAATTTTTGTGATGAACGACATCtgtgaaaatgtattttatgtttatttttatggttgcttgtatttattataaattaatttattttaccttTTTAACGCTGCCAAAACCAAAATCGTTGCTTAATTTTCTAGCAGCTGTTATGAATGTTGCTAATCAGCTGTTTGCTTGTCAAAGCGGTGTGTCTACTGTTGTAGGTGACATCTGCTGTCGTGTTGTTTGTGTAaactttgtaaatttaaaagcttttaattttcaGCTTTCTTTTCCGCCATTTTAGTTGCCAATTTCAGTCAGTGCATTCAGTTCGCTTTTCACTCGGTCGTGCTtggttaatattaattttgaactaggaattttgttcaaattttaatataaaatttaataaaatgactTTTAAAGGAAACGGAAGAAAACATATTGTATCTGTAGCtagaaataagcaaaaataatcaGGTAATTTAAGCTGTGTGGAAGCGGACCTACTGAAAAGGCCTATATCCGTCCGTCTATTAAAAAGTTTGTTGGCGGTCATGGAGCAATGTATCGGGAGTGCGCCCTTTTTTGttctataaaaaaacataatattgcTTTAATTCGCCAACTtgcattatatacatacatatatatatttttatgtaccgCTATTCAGTTGCTTTCTCAGCCATATGTTGGCGAGTTGTTTGTACATAAAAGCTTTTTGtagtaaatgtaaaaatatagctTATTCAGCTTCCTTTTCCGCCATTTTTGAACAATCGCAAACATTGAATTCCGTGCTGGTCTCTATACAGTTGCGTaggaacaattaaatttttaaacaacaaaattgagaTTATTGTTAATTatgagaaaattattttctttcgtGTTTTTATTCGGTTTCGGTTATTCGGTATTACATGAACCCATATAAAggcaataatttacaaaaagtgTCTTTCgtgtaaaatattgttatataGAGCGATATTTAAACAAAAGTAATCTTCACAATGATTACTtcccgaaaaaaattataaaatttggctTGAATACCAATAAACCAACTGCATACAGCGCCACCTTTTGGTgaattatttctatattaattttaagatttaaaaagCGTTGAGCATTCTACATTTGATAGTTGCATTTTAACTGTTATTCGGTGCATATATacagcatttttttaatttataaatgtgaTTTCCAAAATCTTTATTGAAATAGAGTTTTGAAACGGTATTTAaaggaagaaaaatataaaagggtATGTGATATAAAACTGATCAAATCGGcaaaacatttt belongs to Zeugodacus cucurbitae isolate PBARC_wt_2022May chromosome 6, idZeuCucr1.2, whole genome shotgun sequence and includes:
- the LOC105214833 gene encoding 39S ribosomal protein L36, mitochondrial, translated to MSFITKIGAQVYKSGVRLLTAATNMQTNAVNSSSRTYHIMANCRTLAPSGPIASNCNITATPTAIECGLQRLLTPFNSLLTQVAGFKVKGRLRRRCKDCYFVVRQERLFVICPTHPRHKQMAMKKREKNTWLLTHATQSKVRPY
- the Gapdh2_0 gene encoding glyceraldehyde-3-phosphate dehydrogenase 2 codes for the protein MSNIGINGFGRIGRLVLREAIRRKAQIVAINEPFIDVKYMAYMLKYDSTHGRFKGKIAMEGQNLKINDLSIKILAEKDPTKIKWSEVGAKYVLECTGKFTSTEKASAHLKGGAQKVIVSAPVADAPMFVCGVNLDAYKPDMKVISNASCTTNCLAPLAKVINDNFEICQGLMTTVHAVTSSQKCVDAPSPKKWRSGRGALQSIIPASTGAAKAVGKVIPALNGKLTGMAFRVPTPDVSVVDLTVSLGKPTSLDCIKEKIKEASKGKMKGILGYTEDEIVSADITTDARSSIFDAKASIGLTDTFFKLISWYDNEYGYSSRMIDLVKYVQEADKKAGGDGKKDKKGGDKCDSKKK